The Zootoca vivipara chromosome 16, rZooViv1.1, whole genome shotgun sequence genome has a segment encoding these proteins:
- the LOC118075391 gene encoding EKC/KEOPS complex subunit LAGE3-like, which translates to MWTGRQCAPVYVCECGGIFLYILCSLTLPPPNISELRIPFPSSSLAQIALGSLAPDPEPRKEGISKELEVTEDILHVRWRADEARILRVSISSFLEHLSLVVETMDLFGPPVA; encoded by the exons ATGTGGACAG GTAGGCAGTGTGcgcctgtgtatgtgtgtgagtgtgggggGATTTTCTTGTACATTTTATGCTCCTTAAcgctacccccccccaacatcagtGAGCTGAGGATCCCTttcccatcatcatcattggcCCAGATTGCGCTGGGCTCCCTGGCCCCTGACCCTGAGCCCCGCAAAGAAGGGATCAGCAAGGAACTGGAGGTGACGGAGGACATCTTGCATGT tCGATGGAGAGCAGATGAAGCCCGGATTCTGCGTGTGTCCATCAGCTCCTTCCTGGAGCATCTCTCCTTGGTGGTGGAAACTATGGACCTGTTTGGGCCTCCTGTGGCTTGA
- the UBL4A gene encoding ubiquitin-like protein 4A isoform X2 translates to MLLTVKALQGRECSLQVSPDERISSLKRLVFEKLNVPVSQQRLLFKGKALADEHRLSDYSIGPESKLNLVIKPPEKASPEEPGRRAGPPQNPVIWHTLAQVLGRHFSVADAEKVLEQLQKDYERSLRLLSLDDIERLATRLLHPEVAEAVEMGFLD, encoded by the exons GTCTCCCCAGATGAACGGATCTCCTCTCTCAAACGCTTGGTCTTTGAGAAGTTGAATGTCCCAGTATCCCAGCAGCGCCTGCTTTTCAAAGGCAAAGCTTTGGCAG ATGAACACCGTCTCTCTGATTACTCTATTGGACCCGAGTCAAAACTGAACCTTGTGATCAAGCCACCAGAGAAGGCATCGCCTGAGGAACCTGGCCGCAGAGCTGGTCCCCCACAGAATCCTGTCATCTGGCACACACTGGCCCAAGTCCTAGGCAGGCATTTCAGTGTAGCTGATGCTGAGAAGGTGTTGGAGCAACTGCAAAAG gaTTATGAGCGGAGCCTTCGATTACTGAGCTTGGATGACATTGAGCGCTTGGCCACACGCTTGCTTCACCCTGAGGTGGCTGAAGCTGTAGAAATGGGCTTTCTGGATTAG
- the UBL4A gene encoding ubiquitin-like protein 4A isoform X1: protein MLLTVKALQGRECSLQVSPDERISSLKRLVFEKLNVPVSQQRLLFKGKALAACASSPDEHRLSDYSIGPESKLNLVIKPPEKASPEEPGRRAGPPQNPVIWHTLAQVLGRHFSVADAEKVLEQLQKDYERSLRLLSLDDIERLATRLLHPEVAEAVEMGFLD, encoded by the exons GTCTCCCCAGATGAACGGATCTCCTCTCTCAAACGCTTGGTCTTTGAGAAGTTGAATGTCCCAGTATCCCAGCAGCGCCTGCTTTTCAAAGGCAAAGCTTTGGCAG CTTGTGCTTCCTCCCCAGATGAACACCGTCTCTCTGATTACTCTATTGGACCCGAGTCAAAACTGAACCTTGTGATCAAGCCACCAGAGAAGGCATCGCCTGAGGAACCTGGCCGCAGAGCTGGTCCCCCACAGAATCCTGTCATCTGGCACACACTGGCCCAAGTCCTAGGCAGGCATTTCAGTGTAGCTGATGCTGAGAAGGTGTTGGAGCAACTGCAAAAG gaTTATGAGCGGAGCCTTCGATTACTGAGCTTGGATGACATTGAGCGCTTGGCCACACGCTTGCTTCACCCTGAGGTGGCTGAAGCTGTAGAAATGGGCTTTCTGGATTAG